A window of Pirellula sp. SH-Sr6A contains these coding sequences:
- a CDS encoding HD-GYP domain-containing protein → MSDQTWVIQTEDLQIGTVLSFDLLDSNGNVLHKSGMPISERLKERLAAIGITSVTIKGASEATPSRVESVLNNAFDPAILQAVHESISKAELAVVNAIEKLARKESVDADEVAQGVESFIDTAGKDLAAALSTLTTHRPVENAESIQRLADRSAKLSLLGVVTCLSQGQSSQFALEVGMTGLLHDCSLIFYPKLLNHNGLDALEGEDLESYRRHPIESAELLQNSPGIPERVLKAIAQVHEQADGSGFPNGLRLNETLYQAVILNIADAYLSLTDSSAARRFVQSDAIVYLINHSAKGKFCPKTIQSMMRGMSIYPIGTIVLLDDQTRAVVVRSNVESPMKPIVRTLNAAQQRIDLLQSNRSISGPYVDDTTGFQRVRKTELNKIFWRLDTLPATA, encoded by the coding sequence ATGAGTGATCAGACTTGGGTGATACAAACGGAAGATCTTCAAATCGGGACCGTATTGAGCTTCGATTTGCTAGACTCCAACGGCAACGTATTGCACAAGTCGGGAATGCCGATCAGCGAGAGGCTCAAAGAAAGATTGGCCGCGATCGGGATCACCTCGGTGACGATCAAAGGGGCGTCCGAAGCGACGCCATCGCGCGTGGAGTCCGTGCTCAACAACGCGTTTGATCCAGCCATCTTGCAAGCGGTTCACGAATCCATCTCGAAAGCCGAGCTCGCGGTCGTCAACGCGATTGAAAAACTGGCGAGGAAAGAATCGGTCGATGCGGACGAGGTCGCGCAGGGTGTCGAATCCTTCATCGACACAGCCGGGAAAGACTTGGCCGCTGCATTATCGACCTTGACTACCCATCGACCTGTGGAGAATGCGGAATCCATCCAACGCCTTGCCGATCGGAGTGCCAAACTTTCGCTCCTCGGGGTCGTCACCTGCCTGAGCCAAGGTCAGTCGAGCCAATTCGCACTGGAAGTGGGTATGACCGGCCTGTTGCACGACTGCAGCTTGATCTTTTATCCGAAACTGCTCAACCACAACGGTCTCGATGCCCTCGAAGGAGAGGATCTCGAGTCCTATCGACGCCACCCGATCGAGTCGGCGGAATTGCTTCAAAATTCCCCAGGGATCCCCGAACGTGTCCTCAAAGCCATCGCGCAAGTGCACGAGCAGGCCGACGGCTCCGGATTTCCAAACGGTCTTCGACTCAACGAAACGTTGTACCAAGCCGTGATCTTGAACATCGCCGACGCCTATTTGTCGCTCACCGATTCCTCAGCAGCCCGCCGATTCGTCCAATCCGACGCCATCGTCTATCTGATCAACCATTCGGCCAAGGGAAAATTCTGTCCCAAAACCATCCAGTCCATGATGCGAGGGATGTCGATTTACCCGATCGGCACAATTGTCTTGCTGGATGACCAGACCAGAGCCGTCGTCGTCCGGAGCAACGTCGAAAGCCCAATGAAACCGATAGTCCGGACGCTCAACGCGGCCCAGCAACGGATTGACCTTCTTCAGAGCAATCGTTCCATCAGCGGACCGTACGTCGACGACACAACCGGCTTTCAACGGGTTCGAAAAACCGAGTTGAACAAAATCTTCTGGCGGCTCGATACCCTTCCAGCTACCGCCTGA
- a CDS encoding metallophosphoesterase → MLATLMLLAIAAIGHAGLVVTSYNVLNSTGLRRVTIKRLEKGILLLGIAIPAAILAWEIYCGDFLIRWYDFGSWQGISKVYAGLVAVFALVMAPFWLEARPQFAQAHHRESTQERVLWKDRDPHGKLIRGRKFARMAKLPRNEIAWTEANVKRLQLEGLPPDLIGLRIAHLSDIHLTGQMTHRYYHRAFDWIQSKRPELIVIAGDIVDYAHALDDMEGVLGGLEAPLGKLFVLGNHDKRLADPSQVCERMDRLGWIDVGCRIHRVQRGNTTLRLVGNERPWFQRTDPRHRDSEARGTSPTENEWVIGVSHSPDQFQWGVQMGCRLLLCGHTHGGQIRFPAIGPVVAPSWYGSRYASGVFEISETLMHVSRGLSGVHPYRWGCPPEVSILELHRDSSAHGNVAGS, encoded by the coding sequence TTGCTCGCAACACTCATGCTACTGGCGATTGCGGCAATCGGACATGCCGGTTTGGTGGTGACCTCCTACAACGTCTTGAACTCCACCGGACTCCGACGCGTGACGATCAAGCGGTTGGAGAAAGGAATCTTGCTTCTCGGAATCGCCATTCCCGCAGCCATCCTCGCATGGGAAATCTACTGCGGTGACTTTCTGATTCGATGGTACGATTTCGGATCGTGGCAGGGTATCAGCAAGGTTTACGCTGGGCTCGTTGCCGTCTTCGCATTAGTGATGGCCCCCTTTTGGTTAGAAGCGAGACCGCAATTCGCGCAGGCCCACCATCGTGAATCGACCCAGGAACGAGTCCTTTGGAAAGATCGCGATCCCCATGGCAAGCTGATACGGGGACGGAAGTTTGCGAGGATGGCAAAGCTCCCTCGCAACGAGATCGCATGGACGGAAGCCAACGTCAAGAGACTGCAGCTCGAGGGATTGCCACCGGACTTGATTGGACTTCGTATCGCTCACTTGTCCGACATTCACCTCACCGGGCAGATGACCCATCGCTACTACCACCGCGCGTTCGATTGGATTCAATCCAAGCGTCCTGAGTTGATCGTCATCGCCGGAGATATCGTCGATTACGCGCACGCTCTCGACGACATGGAGGGCGTTTTGGGAGGTCTCGAGGCACCTTTGGGGAAACTGTTTGTTTTGGGTAACCACGACAAACGCTTGGCGGATCCATCGCAGGTCTGCGAGAGAATGGACCGATTGGGATGGATCGATGTAGGCTGCAGAATCCATCGAGTCCAGCGAGGCAACACGACCTTGCGACTGGTGGGAAACGAGCGCCCATGGTTTCAAAGAACCGACCCAAGGCACCGAGATTCCGAGGCGAGGGGAACATCGCCCACTGAGAACGAATGGGTCATCGGGGTCTCCCACTCACCAGATCAATTTCAATGGGGCGTCCAGATGGGGTGCCGATTGTTGTTATGCGGTCATACCCACGGTGGCCAAATTCGATTCCCTGCCATCGGACCTGTGGTCGCACCAAGTTGGTATGGGAGTCGATATGCGTCCGGCGTTTTTGAGATCTCCGAGACGCTCATGCACGTCAGTCGAGGGCTTTCGGGTGTCCACCCTTACCGGTGGGGATGCCCCCCCGAAGTGAGTATCCTCGAGCTTCATCGCGATTCATCCGCTCACGGCAACGTGGCGGGATCTTAA
- a CDS encoding response regulator has translation MAKISVAGVAAEDILNCLPEGVAMIGSDMSILWANQCFEQWTGGVSRTGENFYSALANPELMGTEACPLQTCFLSGNQATSTFQTQTGHYYHVHAAPLHNTAAGASKTEKVVVTLSDVTEEILQEQKLAAIHQAGAKLTDLKPDEIFLMDVDQRIELLKDNIRHYTQDLLNVEVIEIRLLEQTTGDLIPLLSVGIDQIAADRRLMASPQGNGVTGYVAASGHSYLCRDTTKDPMYLEAFKGARSSLTVPILLHDTVIGTINVESPKLDSFSLSDQQFLEIFARDVAVALNTLELLVAQRNDAAHQSFEAIHAAIALPIDALLLDAVHLMEKYIGHDPDTVLRLRSVLSKARSVRKSIQSIGQSMAPADVSPVGGPTIEGYAKLRGKRILVVDADEQVLLQAHALLERYGCVVETAHCGDEAVAMVKAGLDEPYQLIIADIKLPDYSGYQLMIRLQKLMEHVPMALMTGFGYDPGHSIVKARQAGLHPKAILYKPFRLEQLLFVTETLIDYRPEPSSAPTEPPAESA, from the coding sequence GTGGCAAAAATCAGCGTAGCAGGCGTTGCTGCCGAGGACATATTGAACTGTCTCCCGGAAGGGGTCGCGATGATCGGCTCGGACATGTCGATCTTATGGGCGAACCAGTGCTTTGAGCAGTGGACCGGGGGTGTCAGTCGCACGGGCGAGAACTTCTACTCGGCGCTCGCGAACCCCGAGTTGATGGGGACCGAGGCGTGTCCGCTTCAAACCTGTTTCTTGAGCGGCAATCAAGCCACTTCGACATTCCAAACCCAGACCGGTCATTACTACCATGTGCACGCGGCCCCTTTGCACAATACCGCGGCCGGGGCATCGAAGACCGAAAAGGTGGTGGTAACTCTCAGCGATGTCACCGAAGAGATCTTGCAAGAGCAGAAGCTTGCCGCGATCCACCAAGCCGGGGCAAAGCTTACCGATTTGAAACCGGACGAAATCTTTTTGATGGATGTCGATCAGCGCATCGAGCTCTTGAAAGACAATATCCGCCACTACACGCAGGACTTGCTCAATGTCGAAGTGATCGAGATCCGATTGCTGGAACAGACCACAGGGGACTTGATTCCTCTTCTATCGGTGGGGATCGATCAGATCGCCGCAGACCGTCGGTTGATGGCGAGCCCTCAAGGGAACGGCGTAACCGGTTACGTGGCTGCGAGTGGCCACAGCTATCTTTGCCGGGACACGACGAAAGACCCGATGTACTTGGAGGCATTCAAAGGGGCCCGAAGCTCGCTGACCGTGCCTATTCTGTTGCACGACACTGTCATCGGAACGATCAATGTCGAGAGCCCAAAACTCGACTCCTTCTCCTTGAGCGATCAACAGTTCTTGGAGATCTTCGCACGCGATGTCGCCGTAGCGTTGAATACACTCGAGCTCCTTGTCGCCCAGCGAAACGACGCCGCCCATCAGAGCTTTGAAGCGATCCATGCGGCGATTGCGTTGCCGATCGATGCGCTACTACTCGATGCAGTCCACTTGATGGAGAAGTATATCGGGCACGACCCCGATACCGTCCTGCGGTTGCGAAGTGTATTGTCCAAGGCGCGCTCGGTTCGAAAGTCGATCCAGTCGATTGGCCAATCGATGGCACCTGCCGATGTGAGCCCCGTCGGAGGACCCACGATCGAGGGATACGCCAAATTGCGTGGCAAGCGAATTCTCGTTGTCGATGCCGACGAGCAAGTCCTACTGCAGGCTCACGCGTTGCTGGAACGGTATGGTTGCGTAGTTGAAACAGCCCACTGCGGCGATGAAGCGGTCGCCATGGTCAAAGCCGGACTCGACGAACCCTATCAGCTCATCATCGCCGACATCAAGCTTCCGGACTACTCCGGCTACCAGCTCATGATCCGATTGCAAAAGCTCATGGAGCATGTGCCGATGGCACTCATGACGGGATTTGGTTACGATCCTGGTCATTCCATCGTCAAAGCGAGACAGGCCGGATTGCATCCGAAAGCCATTCTGTATAAACCGTTCCGCTTGGAACAGTTGTTGTTTGTCACGGAAACTCTCATCGATTATCGGCCGGAACCTAGCAGCGCTCCTACGGAACCACCCGCAGAGAGTGCTTAA